From a single Paraburkholderia edwinii genomic region:
- a CDS encoding response regulator transcription factor — MARILTIEDDEWVVGDIVRALSASGLAVDVARTGREGLVKAMSDAYDVITVDRVLPDLDGLKIVSTMRGAGIETPVLVMSALDGVEQRIEGLRAGSDDYLIKPFSADEMSARVEVLLRRRPRNAPEPIVLRVGPLELDRMRRRVTARERNITLQPTEFRLLEFMMRHAGQVMTRTMIFEGVWGGRYDPGTNLIDVHIGRLRRKLEAGGEPPLIRTVRGSGYLLG, encoded by the coding sequence ATGGCCAGAATCCTCACCATCGAAGACGACGAATGGGTCGTCGGCGACATCGTGCGCGCCCTGAGCGCCAGCGGACTCGCCGTCGACGTTGCGCGCACGGGGCGTGAAGGGCTCGTCAAGGCGATGTCCGACGCTTACGACGTGATCACGGTGGACCGCGTGCTGCCTGACCTCGACGGCCTCAAGATCGTCTCGACGATGCGCGGCGCCGGCATTGAAACACCGGTGCTCGTGATGAGCGCGCTGGACGGCGTCGAGCAGCGCATCGAAGGTTTGCGCGCGGGCAGCGACGACTATCTGATCAAGCCGTTTTCCGCCGATGAAATGTCGGCGCGCGTCGAAGTGCTGCTGCGCCGCCGCCCGCGCAACGCGCCCGAGCCGATCGTGTTGCGCGTCGGGCCGCTCGAACTGGATCGCATGCGCAGACGCGTAACGGCACGCGAGCGCAACATCACGTTGCAGCCCACGGAATTTCGCCTGCTCGAATTCATGATGCGACACGCGGGCCAGGTGATGACGCGCACGATGATTTTCGAGGGCGTCTGGGGCGGCCGCTACGACCCCGGCACGAACCTCATCGACGTGCATATCGGCCGCCTGCGCCGCAAGCTCGAAGCGGGCGGCGAGCCGCCGCTGATCCGCACGGTGCGCGGTTCCGGCTACCTGCTCGGCTAG